The Lactuca sativa cultivar Salinas chromosome 2, Lsat_Salinas_v11, whole genome shotgun sequence genome includes a window with the following:
- the LOC111911716 gene encoding protein SODIUM POTASSIUM ROOT DEFECTIVE 1, giving the protein MKAIDILCASQAATSIVDYMDSNNIHQQPSSSSSGTSAGGRAIDRHNPIIQDQKRLSSSTQPTTTPNKNKKNPKNSDQKRKSIAFADENNDQQLIMNKNSYVKNPSSSSTTVVRRQGGGTLLGWGCTRPGDFISPATSSRFLLADKALSDQFDPLLKQVSPPPPPPPEKPDKFENDDSVKKKDDIRLSSSPPKTTPRSSSSLSSRSSDQQVVVLRVSLHCKGCEKKMRKHISKMEGVKDFSIDFMAKKVTVIGDITPLAVLTSVSKVKNAKLLTPTTISSPAVPAIDSDFSEIKKQLGIVL; this is encoded by the exons ATGAAAGCTATTGATATACTCTGTGCTTCACAAGCTGCAACCTCCATCGTCGACTACATGGATTCCAACAACATTCATCAACAACCATCCTCTTCCTCCTCCGGAACCTCCGCCGGCGGCAGAGCAATCGACCGCCACAACCCCATCATCCAAGACCAAAAAAGACTCTCCTCTTCCACCCAACCCACCACTACtccaaacaagaacaagaagaatcCCAAAAACAGCGATCAAAAAAGAAAATCCATTGCGTTTGCTGATGAAAATAACGACCAACAGTTGATTATGAATAAAAATAGTTATGTGAAGAACCCTAGTAGCAGCAGCACCACCGTCGTAAGGAGGCAAGGAGGAGGAACTCTGCTTGGATGGGGTTGTACAAGGCCAGGTGATTTTATCAGCCCTGCAACTTCTTCAAGGTTCTTGTTGGCTGACAAAGCCTTGTCCGATCAGTTTGATCCACTTTTGAAGCAAGTTTCGCCGCCGCCACCCCCGCCGCCGGAAAAACCAGACAAGTTCGAGAATGACGATtctgttaagaagaaggatgatATCCGTTTATCTTCTTCCCCTCCCAAGACAACGCCACGTTCTTCCTCTTCTTTGTCCTCACGCTCTTCCGATCAACAG GTTGTTGTGTTAAGGGTGTCACTGCACTGCAAAGGTTGtgagaaaaagatgaggaagcATATCTCTAAAATGGAAG GAGTAAAAGACTTTAGTATAGACTTTATGGCTAAAAAGGTCACGGTGATCGGTGATATAACACCGTTAGCGGTTCTCACAAGTGTGTCAAAAGTCAAGAACGCAAAATTATTAACTCCGACAACAATTTCGTCACCGGCTGTCCCTGCGATAGACTCAGATTTCTCTGAAATCAAGAAACAATTAGGAATTGtcttataa
- the LOC111911717 gene encoding uncharacterized protein LOC111911717, whose translation MERDKRKKSKMPCLFGGNGDNLKRKTVQPRSQTGDIIEHNLFTFEVGQTSSKQSYGTPMKTLLAKEMLNETSAKKRSPSLIAKLMGLDGLPSPQSIHKQQRKLSDNKRNEKPLSHQFNKKTTIEQQQFKDVYEDPEASHSGNHHYPSPPNSKRRSTKQEFGYIQERCDEVLRESIAFKSKLERVDSNSDLMLTFLQKPDSLFVKHLHDQQSIPHGSLCNQITVLKPSNSVMHGSKKEEKETLIYRHRRSSRILERKDDIALSPTRIVVLKPNLAKIHNDRTYVLHSPEMYKGPLGEVRSSRHKSREAREIAKQITSQMKEGFECGDINLFHSGYRGYDDMDEFDRPRRSPMSESSVIREAKKRMSQRWKTHGYKDANMIGKGSTSTLEEMLSVPNTEMRQDDDIINGEYLRSSTSKSRSRSVPPSFNNRSHKTSDYHEAHSELKNMVHNEQVHRFKNKEVKSNFNHREDSRSKNVRYTKRCNACSPEFDDYLPECHSTRKPTEQDLLISNSSNIYDPHPDPAITINEERLISQEQWSAKSGGTISIQLSGPEPESSEGSKEVDQCGQLSSVLEASPTEDVSSGSDCFEGVSTRLLELRKQLHLLKMESESTYDSQNDEEVEQESSLTILESENWESMYFIDFLKGCGFYDHDTYTFMCTWYNNNSQDKDNGNPTETDTWLFDYLEKKYCEGWSVSRSERRLFYDRIREALFDICKTRVSCWWVGVAERGIQMKLTEIGFEDQVQKVLGKQEKEAMEDFEETCIDKDLDWFVAVNEIDVVGKKMVEMLVNDLVLEIVNL comes from the exons ATGGAAAGGGATAAGCGGAAAAAATCGAAGATGCCTTGCCTTTTTGGAG GTAATGGAGACAATCTCAAACGGAAAACTGTTCAACCTAGGTCCCAAACTGGTGACATCATCGAGCATAATTTG TTCACGTTTGAAGTAGGGCAAACCTCTTCTAAACAAAGTTATGGGACACCCATGAAGACATTATTAGCTAAAGAAATGTTAAATGAAACTTCAGCCAAAAAACGTTCACCAAGTCTCATAGCCAAGTTAATGGGTCTAGATGGACTACCATCTCCTCAGTCTATTCACAAGCAACAAAGAAAGTTATCAGACAACAAAAGGAATGAGAAGCCATTAAGTCACCAGTTTAATAAGAAGACCACAATCGAACAACAACAATTCAAAGATGTTTATGAAGATCCAGAAGCATCACATTCAGGAAATCATCATTATCCATCACCACCGAATTCAAAAAGAAGGTCCACAAAACAGGAATTCGGATACATTCAGGAAAGATGCGATGAAGTGCTCAGGGAATCGATTGCATTCAAAAGTAAACTTGAAAGGGTTGACTCAAACTCGGACTTGATGTTGACTTTTCTGCAAAAACCAGATTCCTTATTTGTAAAGCATCTACACGATCAACAAAGTATCCCTCATGGTTCTCTCTGCAACCAAATAACTGTCTTGAAGCCATCAAATTCTGTCATGCATGGTTCAAAAAAAGAAGAGAAAGAAACATTAATCTATCGCCATAGAAGATCATCTAGAATTCTAGAAAGGAAAGACGATATTGCCCTTTCGCCAACAAGGATCGTTGTCCTCAAACCAAATCTTGCAAAAATCCACAACGATAGAACTTATGTTCTCCATTCTCCCGAGATGTATAAAGGGCCATTAGGTGAAGTGAGGTCATCTAGACACAAGTCAAGAGAAGCTAGAGAGATTGCAAAGCAAATCACTAGTCAAATGAAAGAAGGATTTGAATGTGGGGACATAAACTTATTTCATTCTGGTTACAGAGGGTATGATGACATGGATGAATTTGATAGGCCCAGGCGTTCACCTATGTCTGAATCCTCTGTGATTAGAGAAGCAAAAAAGAGAATGTCTCAAAGATGGAAAACTCATGGATATAAAGATGCAAACATGATTGGTAAAGGCAGCACCAGCACACTGGAAGAAATGCTTTCTGTTCCCAATACTGAAATGAGGCAGGATGATGACATCATCAATGGTGAATATCTCAGAAGTAGCACATCAAAATCAAGATCAAGATCTGTCCCTCCATCTTTTAACAATCGAAGTCATAAGACGAGTGATTATCATGAAGCTCATAGTGAATTAAAGAACATGGTACATAATGAGCAGGTTCATAGATTTAAAAATAAAGAAGTGAAGAGTAATTTTAACCATAGAGAAGATTCACGATCCAAAAATGTAAGATACACGAAAAGATGCAATGCTTGTAGCCCTGAGTTTGATGATTATTTACCAGAATGCCATTCTACCCGAAAACCAACCGAACAAGATTTGCTAATTTCTAATAGTAGTAATATCTATGATCCTCATCCTGATCCTGCCATAACCATTAATGAAGAGAGATTGATTTCACAG GAACAATGGAGTGCAAAATCAGGTGGAACTATTTCCATTCAGTTGTCTGGACCTGAGCCAGAATCGTCTGAAGGGTCCAAGGAGGTTGACCAATGTGGTCAGCTTTCTTCAGTGTTGGAAGCTTCGCCTACAGAAGATGTATCATCTGGTTCTGATTGCTTTGAGGGAGTCAGCACTCGACTTCTTG AACTCAGGAAACAACTTCATCTACTTAAAATGGAGTCGGAGTCAACTTACGATAGTCAAAATGATGAAGAGGTGGAGCAAGAATCTTCCTTGACAATCTTGGAATCTGAAAACTGGGAATCCATGTATTTCATAGATTTCCTAAAAGGCTGTGGATTTTACGATCATGACACGTATACATTCATGTGCACGTGGTATAACAATAACTCTCAAGATAAAGATAATGGTAATCCAACAGAAACAGATACATGGTTATTTGATTATCTTGAAAAGAAGTACTGTGAAGGATGGAGTGTTTCGAGAAGTGAAAGAAGGTTGTTTTATGATCGTATAAGAGAAGCGTTGTTTGATATTTGCAAGACTAGGGTTTCATGTTGGTGGGTGGGTGTTGCGGAGAGGGGAATTCAGATGAAATTGACGGAAATTGGTTTTGAAGATCAGGTGCAGAAGGTACTTGGCAAGCAAGAGAAGGAAGCAATGGAGGATTTTGAGGAAACGTGTATTGATAAGGATTTGGATTGGTTTGTAGCGGTGAATGAAATTGATGTTGTAGGTAAGAAAATGGTTGAGATGTTGGTCAATGATTTAGTACTAGAAATTGTAAACCTATAG